The Brachypodium distachyon strain Bd21 chromosome 4, Brachypodium_distachyon_v3.0, whole genome shotgun sequence nucleotide sequence GGGTGAACTCCGTACTCAAGAAGGAACAAGGGAGGAGGTCGATGAAGGTGGTGTAGCCATTGGCAATGATTCTGGCAATGGTACCCCCTCCAATCTCTCCTCTGGCGATCTATGATTTTATCGATCtctcatttttattttctttttctcctctaATTTTCCTCTCAGCGTGATAGAACATCCAAAATAAATAAGGCATTCTGTGATGTGCAACTCCTAATTTCACCATTTGAGAGCCATTTTGGCTTGTTAATCATGCAAAACAATGATTAGGCATGTGGCAGGCTGAAGTAGGACTTGTTTGCACATGTTAGGAGCTAAGGGGGCTGAATGCAAAGCTTTCTATTTAGGCCTCTCCCTTTCCTCAAAAATAGACAGAGAGTTGAGTCTTCTGTGTTCTTGAGAGCTCTAGGGTTAGGGTGAGAGGAGAGTCATTTGATCCACCAAATCCACCTAAGCCATGTGGTAGGCCGAAGTAGGACTTGTTTGCACATGTTAGGAAGCTGAGGGGGCTGAATGCAAAGTTTTCTATTTAGGCCTCTCCCCTTGCTCGAAAATAGACAGAGAGTTGAGTCTTCTGTGTTCTTAAGAGCTCTAGGGTTAGGGTGAGAGGAGAGACATTTGATCCACCAAATCCACCTAAGGCATGTGGTAGGCTGAAGTATAGGACTTGTTTGCACATGTTAGGAAGCTGAATGGGCTGAATGCAAAGCTTTCTATTTAGGCCTCTTCCCTTGCTTGAAAATAGACAGAGAGTTGAGTCTTCTGTGTTCTTGAGAGCTGTAGGGTGTTCTTGAGAGCTCTAGGGTTAGGGAGAGGCATTTGATCCACCAAATCCACCTAAATTTGTGAGAGATTGTTGGGAATTTGGAGCCTCCCTTGTTGGCTTTCACCTTGTACTTTTCATCTCCATAGTGAAGTCCGTGCTTGCTGCTGCCCGTGGTTTTTCCTCGCAAGGGGTTTCCACGTAAATCTCCGTGTCTCCCCTTAATTTTGTGTTTCCCTTGGTATATTTGTTGGTGGGCATCATCTCTACTTGCTATTGACATCTATTGCTCAAGTTTGGTGTCATTTGGTTGAGTTGACACTTGAGGCAAGGCATACTTATATGGATGATTCTATTGAGTTATTGATGTTCTAGTAAGCTATCCTTGCAGTTGTTAATCTTGTGTGTAGGTTTGAGAACTCGGTGTTTGCAGATTTGATATAGCGGTTTAGATTTGTTCTATGCACACAAGGTGTTTGTTGAAATGCTTGTGAGGAGCAGCTTGTTGTTTTGAAATCTTCTGCTGCTCCTCTGTGCTCACACATTCCAATCTAGGGTTGGAGGACTGCTCGATCGAAAGGCATCCACCATAGCCAAACGTAGGCCCAATTAGAACCACCTCCTGTCGACCATTCCGCTAGCCTCCATGATTTTCTTCCATGTCACGTAATTTTTCATTGCTTTGGAAGATTCCTGAaatatcataaaaaaaatatataggaAAATCTTCCTTCCGGCAACTATGAGTGGTTTAGaccaaaaaatattaaaaaatgataaataacACCAACTATATGCATTAAACTTTAAAAGTATAGGACGTCTTTTTGGTACTACCGGATGTAATTACTCCCCTTTTTTCCACCTTGAGATACCACTTATCGAATTGGGTACAAGGTACTGGATTAGCTCCGTTAACCCGTGCCAGTGCGTGGTATCCGGTGGGGATGGATAAGCTCTGGTTTTTAGGGAGGTTAGCTAGAACCTGAACGTAACACCGCTAATGTAGCAGCATCGTTGGGTTAGTTGCATGTACTTGTGTATATAAAGGCATCTGCTGTgaagggtgggtgggtgggctTGGTACGTAGCCATGAAATTCCTAGAAGCTAGCCATCATCTATATATGGTCAATTTGTCAGTATTAGGATTCGCTTGGCACCCCATAATACTTTCAAACCTTCTAGTGCATTTAACTCCTGGAGGGTAACAGCTAGAGCGCGCGATAAAAGAAAATTGAATAGGGGAAAAAACCCCACCTCGACTagtttggagaaaaaaaaagcagacgCCTGTGCATTAGCAAAAGCGTACATTCAAACCTTCTGTGCATTTTAATCTTGGAAGGTGACATTAAGTAGGTCCGACCGTGTGACCAGCTCGTGAcatcaaatttgaccaaattgcTGGCCTAGCTACTACTGTAACAGCTAGAGCCCGCgtgacaaaagaaaatttgaaTAGGGCCGGAGTGGACTTGCACCTAAATTATAAAATCaaaatttaattttgctcCTCATCCACGCGCGCTGTGCAGGGAGTCGATGGTGACAAGAGCTAGTCGGCCATGGCCAATAGTAAGATGCCATTTTAGTTCTTCCACAATGGATCGCTGCCACCTGTAAGGCCGTACGTCGTCCCTCTTCTCGATCCTGGCCGTCCACatttatctctctctctccccttctcATAATTCCCCACGTGCGTATTCCCTCTCCCCtaatacttttcaaactctcTTCATTTCCAACAACGCTATAAAAGGACTCCAGTTCTTCACATCCCTCTCCCATCTTCAATCTCCCTTCCTCTCGCTCTCTCCCGGActaaggagaagaaaaggagcAAATCTAAGAATATCGATGGCGTCATCGCCGTCGTCGCAGAGGATCAGCAGCAccgtggcggaggcggaggtgcgGCGCGGGCCGTGGACGGTGGACGAGGACCTGACGCTGGTGAACTACATCGCGGAGCACGGCGAGGGGCGCTGGAACTGCCTGGCCCGGGGCGCCGGGCTGAAGCGCACTGGGAAGAGCTGCCGGCTCCGGTGGCTCAACTACCTCCGCCCCGACGTCAAGCGCGGCAACTTCACCGCCGACGAGCAGCTTCTCATCCTCGACCTCCACTCCCGTTGGGGCAACAGGTATGTACCCTAAATTCCTTCATTTAACAAGCAAATTCTATAGATGCATGCATAGTACACAAGTGGCTGGCTAGCTCCAAGTCTTAAGCTAGTCCAAGTCCAACCTAGCTGAGCTGAGCCGAGTTAGCTAGATGTGGACTGCAGGATTGCACGTACGTCAAATCGAATTGAGATGGCTAGCTTTAGCTCGattggatcgatcgatggtaAGCTTCAGATTGCACAAGTATAGTCCATACTCTTATCTAATTAAAGGGGAATacgatggatcgatcgatgccatatatatgtatgggatgatagatagatagatctAGCATGTGGCCACttgcacacacacatgcatatgcCATATGCCTTTCTCTATCACTTGACACAACGGCGCAGGAAAGCAGCAcgtctcctcttctctctgtCCATCGCTAGATTTGGAGTGCCTAGCCAGCTATCTTTAATGACGCGTCATCTGGCATTGTGATGGGTTTTTGACAAGACAAACAATTACTTATTCTACTTCGTTGATGCTAACAATTACTCCATGATGATCTTTTTACATGACAAGCCCAAGGATCGTAATTACTTGAATTATAAATGTCCTGATAACTAACTAGCTAGGTAGATTCCACAActaaatggtactccctccgatccataaaaaggtGATGGCCACTTAGTTCAAAATTTATACTAACTTAGTataaaatgggcgacactttttatgaatcggagggaatatGTTTGTAATCTGTTGATTTATttatgcatcatgcatgggtGTTTTGCCGTAATTGCATTTTGCCCACCCTTATTATTTGGCCCTTTTGCACACATGAAGGTGGTCCAAGATAGCCCAGCATCTGCCGGGGAGGACGGACAACGAGATCAAGAACTATTGGAGGACCAGGGTGCAGAAGCACGCCAAGCAGCTCAACTGCGATGCCAACAGCAGCAAGTTCAAGGACGCCATGAGGTACCTATGGATGCCCCGCCTTGCCGACCACCACCGTCTCCACCACCAAGCTAGCGACCATGCCGCCATGCCGGCCGGGCAGCAGCCAATGGGCGGCTATATGGAGAGCTCTGGAGGAATGGCGACATCATCCTCGGGCTCATTCGCATCGGAGTCATATGATGGGGGGTTCTACTCGGGCTCATTCGCATCGGAGTCATATGATGGGGGGTTCTACTCAAACGCTTGCCTAGGCGAGACGATGCT carries:
- the LOC100825980 gene encoding transcription factor JAMYB — encoded protein: MASSPSSQRISSTVAEAEVRRGPWTVDEDLTLVNYIAEHGEGRWNCLARGAGLKRTGKSCRLRWLNYLRPDVKRGNFTADEQLLILDLHSRWGNRWSKIAQHLPGRTDNEIKNYWRTRVQKHAKQLNCDANSSKFKDAMRYLWMPRLADHHRLHHQASDHAAMPAGQQPMGGYMESSGGMATSSSGSFASESYDGGFYSGSFASESYDGGFYSNACLGETMLNDDGNCWIQEAGFCAEAATDCQFQDTELSGWVQGFSEGLAEDFWSLDDVWKMQ